cGATTCATTCTCAATCATACGATGCTCGAAGAAACAATACCTACGATCTCAAGTTGGTTTACaccaacttttctttttcttgcctTAAACTTAGTCATTGGAATCATTGCTGTAACTTCTAGTTTTGGATCCAAAcacaaacaacaacatcaaccacTACAACCACAACATGACAGCAGAGGATTTCAGccgccaccaccacaacaacaagaaagtagaggcggaggaggaggaggatctaATTATCAACACCCACAACTAGTTAGAGGACCATCAACAGTGATTGAAAGACTCAAATCTATAAATCTTTACCATTTTAAAACAGAAGATTTAAACCCATTTTCTTCCATCCATACTTTTCAACAACCTGATCCGGAACCAGTTTCTTCTGGCTTTGTCTCATCACAAAACCACTATGAGCCACCGCCACCaccgcagcagcaacaacaacggcAACCATTGGCTAGAGCTCCGTCGATTTTGGACCGGTTGAAATCGATCAATCTTTATCATTATAAAGCAGATGATTTTAATCCATTTCATTCGAATAATCATCATTTAGAGCATCATGAAGAGGAAACTGCTCAATTAGAGAAATTATCTAGTTCCAAAAACTCCAAGAATCGTGATTTTCTTGATCATAGAGCTCTtgagaataagaagagaaaagTGAAAGTAGTCCAACAACATGACACTCAACAGAAACAATCACCAAGATCACCGGCTCAAAAACAGCGACCAACGGCCGCCGCGGCTCCATTAGCTAGAGCACCGCCGCCGCCTCCGCAGTTAGCCAGAGCTCCATCGATCTTAGAACGTCTTAAATCCATTAATCTCTATCAAGATTTCAtccctaattttcaaaagcaACCTGTAGATCAACTCCCTGAAGATGATCATGATTTTCTTGATCATAGAACTCTTGAGAAGAAAAAGTCCGTGACGAAGACTCCGATtacaaagaataagaagaaatt
Above is a genomic segment from Papaver somniferum cultivar HN1 chromosome 10, ASM357369v1, whole genome shotgun sequence containing:
- the LOC113319319 gene encoding bromodomain-containing protein 4B-like — protein: MLEETIPTISSWFTPTFLFLALNLVIGIIAVTSSFGSKHKQQHQPLQPQHDSRGFQPPPPQQQESRGGGGGGSNYQHPQLVRGPSTVIERLKSINLYHFKTEDLNPFSSIHTFQQPDPEPVSSGFVSSQNHYEPPPPPQQQQQRQPLARAPSILDRLKSINLYHYKADDFNPFHSNNHHLEHHEEETAQLEKLSSSKNSKNRDFLDHRALENKKRKVKVVQQHDTQQKQSPRSPAQKQRPTAAAAPLARAPPPPPQLARAPSILERLKSINLYQDFIPNFQKQPVDQLPEDDHDFLDHRTLEKKKSVTKTPITKNKKKLMSAKSDVLGHFGEFDARQEEEERRLNLTAKEKKSQSMNDHHKKEFSDDEEERAVDEEVDAKADDFINRFKNQLKLQRLDSIMQYKDLLTNKK